The following are encoded in a window of Amycolatopsis lexingtonensis genomic DNA:
- a CDS encoding FadR/GntR family transcriptional regulator: MARPQRSEEITKRIIDLIVERELPPGAPMPTELSLMEDIGVSRNSIREAIKALQALGIVEIRHGYGTFVGSAGSESLQTWLLFRTRARGATDVGRLRDLLEVREMLETELTRRVATDHRPELVDELQACVTRMKRKGPDAAEADREFHDLICAEAGFDLARELTGLFWDVYRIAESELGGPAASPTATAKRHQAIVDALVLRDADAAAEAVHRHFDEVRKRAKAGPYGGFGVARPVPAVRS, encoded by the coding sequence GTGGCCCGTCCGCAGCGCAGCGAAGAGATCACCAAGCGCATCATCGACCTGATCGTCGAGCGGGAGCTCCCGCCGGGGGCGCCCATGCCCACCGAGCTGAGCCTGATGGAGGACATCGGCGTCAGCCGCAACTCGATCCGCGAGGCGATCAAGGCCCTGCAGGCGCTCGGCATCGTCGAGATCCGCCACGGCTACGGCACGTTCGTCGGATCGGCCGGATCGGAGTCACTGCAGACGTGGCTGCTGTTCCGCACCCGCGCGCGCGGCGCCACCGACGTCGGGCGGCTGCGCGACCTCCTGGAGGTGCGGGAGATGCTCGAGACCGAGCTGACCCGCCGCGTCGCCACCGACCACCGGCCCGAGCTGGTCGACGAACTGCAGGCGTGCGTCACGCGGATGAAGCGCAAGGGCCCGGACGCCGCCGAGGCCGACCGCGAGTTCCACGACCTGATCTGCGCCGAGGCCGGGTTCGACCTCGCCCGCGAGCTCACCGGGTTGTTCTGGGACGTCTACCGGATCGCCGAAAGCGAGCTCGGCGGACCGGCCGCGTCCCCGACCGCCACCGCGAAACGGCACCAGGCGATCGTCGACGCGCTCGTGCTGCGCGACGCCGACGCCGCCGCCGAAGCGGTGCACCGGCACTTCGACGAGGTCCGCAAGCGCGCGAAAGCGGGCCCGTACGGCGGTTTCGGCGTCGCACGGCCGGTGCCGGCGGTCCGGTCCTGA